A single region of the Pontibacter kalidii genome encodes:
- a CDS encoding histone deacetylase family protein — protein sequence MLKIAWSEIFAHSLPKGHRFPMAKYDLLPEQLLYEGTITRDNLFAPEPLEERFILDTHDTDYWQRLSNLQLTRSEIRKTGFPLSEQLVQREVVIMNGTVQASLFALEYGIGMNIAGGTHHAFTDRGEGFCLLNDIAIAANHLLKYKNIGKVLVVDLDVHQGNGTAQIFEHEPRVFTFSMHCGHNYPFHKEKSDLDVPLAEGTDDKTYLTILREKLPRLLDEVQPEFVFFQSGVDVLATDKLGKLGMSIEGCKERDRMVLELCRKNNLPVTVSMGGGYSEKIAHIVEAHANTFRLAQQLWF from the coding sequence ATGCTGAAGATTGCCTGGTCCGAAATATTTGCCCACAGTCTGCCCAAAGGCCACCGCTTCCCGATGGCGAAGTATGATTTGCTGCCCGAGCAGCTGCTGTACGAGGGCACCATTACCCGCGATAACCTGTTTGCGCCGGAGCCGCTGGAAGAGCGTTTTATACTTGACACCCACGATACCGATTACTGGCAGCGGCTAAGCAACCTGCAGCTCACACGTTCCGAGATCCGCAAGACGGGTTTTCCGCTCTCAGAGCAGCTGGTGCAGCGCGAGGTGGTGATCATGAACGGCACCGTGCAGGCCAGCCTGTTCGCGCTGGAGTACGGCATCGGGATGAACATTGCCGGTGGCACCCACCACGCCTTCACCGACCGCGGCGAGGGCTTCTGTCTGCTCAACGATATCGCCATCGCCGCCAACCACCTCCTCAAGTATAAAAACATAGGCAAAGTGCTGGTGGTGGACCTGGATGTGCACCAGGGCAATGGCACCGCACAAATTTTCGAACACGAGCCGCGCGTGTTCACCTTCAGCATGCACTGCGGCCACAACTATCCGTTCCATAAAGAAAAGTCGGACCTGGACGTGCCGCTGGCCGAGGGCACCGACGACAAGACGTACCTAACTATACTTCGGGAGAAGCTGCCGCGCCTGCTCGACGAAGTGCAGCCGGAGTTTGTGTTCTTCCAGTCGGGGGTGGATGTGCTGGCCACGGATAAGCTGGGCAAGCTGGGCATGAGTATAGAGGGCTGCAAAGAACGCGACCGTATGGTGCTGGAGCTGTGCCGGAAAAACAACCTGCCGGTAACGGTAAGCATGGGCGGCGGCTACTCCGAGAAGATCGCGCATATTGTGGAGGCGCACGCCAATACGTTTAGGTTGGCGCAGCAGCTGTGGTTTTAG
- a CDS encoding NAD(P)/FAD-dependent oxidoreductase: protein MTKKDVVVIGGGLAGLVSALGLARAGLQVVVVEKKTYPFHRVCGEYVSNEALPYLLRLGAQISPLAPARISRFMLTSPTGNALQAKLDLGGFGLSRYTLDNYLFELAQRQGVQFMLQQTVQEISFTNDEFTASLSGGKSINARVAIGAFGKRSNLDRQLQRSFFRARSPYIGVKYHVRHDFPRDLIALHNFKDGYAGTSAIEEGKYCLCYLTTRDNLKQHGSIPTMEQAILYRNPHLRRIFTEAEFLYPQPEVINEISFSTKTCVENHMLLCGDAAGMITPLCGNGMAMAIHAAKIATDQVLLYFGENLTRQELERQYTLAWEKQFAGRLRLGRAVQRLFGGPLLSEAAVGLLKLAPPAVQLIMRQTHGRPF from the coding sequence TTGACAAAAAAAGATGTAGTGGTGATTGGCGGTGGGCTGGCCGGCTTGGTAAGTGCACTGGGACTGGCAAGGGCCGGGCTCCAGGTGGTAGTCGTCGAGAAAAAGACTTATCCCTTCCACAGGGTGTGTGGTGAGTATGTTTCCAACGAAGCGCTGCCGTACCTGCTCAGGCTCGGCGCTCAGATCAGCCCCCTTGCCCCCGCCCGCATCAGCCGCTTCATGCTTACCTCCCCCACCGGCAACGCGCTGCAGGCAAAATTGGATTTAGGCGGCTTCGGACTGAGCCGTTACACCCTCGACAATTACCTTTTTGAGCTGGCACAGCGGCAGGGCGTGCAGTTTATGCTGCAGCAAACGGTGCAGGAAATAAGCTTTACCAACGACGAATTCACAGCCTCCCTGTCAGGTGGAAAAAGTATAAATGCCCGGGTGGCCATCGGGGCGTTTGGCAAACGCTCTAACCTGGACCGCCAGCTGCAGCGCAGCTTCTTCCGGGCACGCTCGCCCTACATCGGGGTGAAGTACCATGTAAGGCATGATTTTCCGCGCGACCTAATCGCCCTGCACAACTTTAAGGATGGCTACGCCGGCACCTCGGCCATTGAGGAGGGCAAGTACTGCCTCTGCTACCTCACCACCCGCGACAACCTGAAACAGCACGGCTCCATACCCACCATGGAGCAGGCCATACTTTACCGCAACCCGCACCTGCGCCGCATCTTCACAGAGGCCGAGTTCCTGTACCCGCAGCCCGAGGTCATCAACGAGATCTCCTTCTCCACCAAAACCTGCGTGGAGAACCATATGCTCCTGTGCGGCGATGCGGCCGGCATGATCACGCCACTTTGCGGCAACGGCATGGCCATGGCCATACACGCCGCCAAAATCGCCACCGACCAGGTGCTCTTATACTTTGGTGAAAACCTTACGCGCCAGGAGCTGGAGCGGCAGTATACTTTGGCCTGGGAAAAGCAGTTTGCCGGCCGCCTGCGCCTGGGCCGGGCCGTGCAGCGGCTGTTCGGCGGACCGCTGCTCTCGGAGGCGGCGGTGGGGCTACTGAAATTGGCGCCGCCTGCGGTGCAGCTGATCATGCGGCAGACGCACGGCCGCCCTTTCTGA
- a CDS encoding type III polyketide synthase translates to MKSYICAIGTANPPHKIPQMQVADFMAAALQFGEQDTRKLRALYRVSGIGQRYSVLEDYTRQNGNFSFFPNTPTLEPFPTVQQRMDVYRRHAVDLSEKAIRSCLEQAGPTELRELTHLITVSCTGMYAPGLDIELVERLILSPCVQRTSVNFMGCYAAFNAIKLADAICRANPEAKVMLVCTEICTIHFQKNPEQDHLVSNALFGDGAAAVLMQGQPCRQVSLELQSFHCDLAPAGKRDMAWHIGDTGFEMTLSSYVPDLIKKGIKQLTERLLQGLKTTISEINLFAIHPGGRRILEVIEQELGMTRHDNRFAYQVLRDFGNMSSATVLFVLKELMQTLTPQEQNEPVLSFAFGPGLTLESMLLKVHYAHAEAAV, encoded by the coding sequence ATGAAAAGTTACATTTGCGCCATCGGCACGGCAAACCCGCCACACAAAATACCACAGATGCAGGTGGCGGACTTCATGGCCGCCGCTCTGCAGTTCGGCGAGCAGGACACCCGCAAGCTGAGGGCGCTCTACCGCGTGTCGGGCATCGGCCAGCGCTACAGTGTGCTAGAAGACTATACCCGCCAGAATGGCAACTTCTCCTTCTTCCCCAACACCCCCACCCTGGAGCCTTTCCCCACGGTGCAGCAGCGCATGGATGTGTACCGCCGCCATGCGGTGGATCTGTCGGAGAAAGCCATACGCAGCTGCCTGGAGCAAGCTGGGCCAACGGAGCTGCGCGAGCTGACGCACCTGATCACGGTGAGCTGCACGGGCATGTATGCGCCTGGGCTGGATATTGAGCTGGTGGAGCGGCTGATCCTCTCGCCCTGCGTGCAGCGGACGTCGGTGAATTTTATGGGGTGCTATGCCGCCTTTAATGCCATTAAACTGGCCGATGCTATTTGCCGGGCCAATCCGGAAGCAAAGGTGATGCTGGTGTGCACTGAGATCTGCACCATTCATTTCCAGAAAAACCCGGAGCAGGACCACCTGGTGTCGAACGCGCTGTTTGGCGACGGGGCGGCAGCCGTGCTGATGCAGGGGCAGCCCTGCCGGCAGGTGAGCCTGGAGCTGCAGTCGTTCCACTGCGACCTGGCACCGGCCGGCAAGCGCGACATGGCCTGGCACATCGGCGACACCGGCTTTGAGATGACGCTCTCCTCCTACGTGCCCGACCTCATCAAGAAAGGCATTAAACAACTGACCGAGCGGCTGCTGCAGGGGCTGAAGACCACTATCTCCGAGATCAATCTATTTGCCATACACCCGGGCGGCCGCCGCATTCTGGAGGTGATAGAGCAGGAACTGGGCATGACGCGCCACGACAACCGCTTTGCCTACCAGGTGCTGCGCGACTTCGGCAACATGTCGTCGGCCACGGTGCTGTTTGTGCTCAAGGAGCTGATGCAGACCCTGACGCCGCAGGAGCAGAACGAGCCGGTGCTGAGCTTTGCTTTCGGGCCTGGCCTAACCCTGGAGTCGATGTTACTCAAGGTCCACTATGCACATGCTGAGGCAGCGGTCTAG
- a CDS encoding methyltransferase domain-containing protein, translated as MHMLRQRSSEPELMDDLTLTGEELRRNLAELEVINNWLGGHKVVLSALDKLVAKYKPRHLRIADIGCGGGDTLKSMARWARSKSIQVELVGVDANEFMVQYARRHCHDFPEVQVQQHDVFSEEFAQQKYDVVVCSLFCHHFTDAQLVRMFRQLHHQASMAVVINDLHRHWLAYYSIKYITAAFSRSYLVKNDAPLSVWRAFRRRELEELVRQADITKYELRWMWAFRWQLLLHKV; from the coding sequence ATGCACATGCTGAGGCAGCGGTCTAGCGAGCCGGAGTTGATGGACGACCTGACGCTGACGGGCGAGGAGCTGCGGCGCAACCTGGCGGAGCTGGAGGTGATCAACAACTGGCTGGGCGGGCATAAGGTGGTACTGAGTGCGCTTGACAAACTGGTGGCCAAGTATAAACCCCGGCACCTGCGCATTGCCGACATTGGCTGCGGCGGTGGCGACACCCTGAAAAGCATGGCCCGCTGGGCCCGGAGCAAAAGTATACAGGTAGAGCTGGTGGGCGTGGACGCCAACGAGTTTATGGTGCAGTATGCCCGCCGCCACTGCCACGACTTCCCGGAGGTGCAGGTACAGCAGCACGATGTTTTCTCGGAGGAATTCGCCCAACAGAAGTATGACGTGGTGGTGTGTAGCCTCTTTTGCCACCACTTTACCGATGCGCAGCTGGTGCGCATGTTCCGGCAACTGCACCACCAGGCAAGTATGGCCGTCGTCATCAACGACCTGCACCGGCACTGGCTGGCTTACTATTCCATCAAGTATATCACGGCAGCTTTCTCGCGCTCATACCTGGTTAAAAACGATGCGCCACTCTCGGTCTGGCGGGCCTTCAGGAGGCGGGAACTAGAGGAGCTGGTGCGGCAGGCAGACATCACGAAGTATGAACTGCGCTGGATGTGGGCGTTCCGGTGGCAGCTGCTGCTGCACAAAGTATAA
- a CDS encoding porin family protein codes for MKKTLFAALLLLWSVTGFAQEEAEVPSKIMQNHNLLSRSPNSGIGIKGGVNFASVHGSDKDKFGSTNSHTSFHAGVFAQFGLSDFFSLQPELLYSRKGFERQDSVFRYDYLEVPVLAVFNISDNLSVHLGPQVGVMMSAKVEDKERDLEPYNTFDYGLAAGLEGKLDRFRLGARYAHGFGDLRKQDDSGNSIDESIKNGVIQVYVGVSF; via the coding sequence ATGAAAAAAACACTTTTTGCGGCGTTGCTACTGCTTTGGTCAGTAACAGGCTTTGCACAGGAGGAGGCAGAGGTCCCCAGCAAGATTATGCAGAACCACAATCTACTCAGCCGCTCGCCTAACTCAGGCATTGGCATTAAGGGGGGCGTAAACTTTGCCAGCGTGCACGGCAGCGACAAAGACAAATTCGGCTCTACCAACAGCCATACCTCCTTCCACGCCGGTGTTTTCGCCCAGTTCGGCCTGAGCGACTTCTTCTCGTTGCAGCCCGAGCTGCTGTACTCGCGCAAGGGATTCGAGCGCCAGGACTCCGTTTTCAGGTATGATTACCTGGAGGTGCCGGTGCTGGCAGTGTTTAACATTTCCGATAACCTGAGCGTGCACCTAGGCCCGCAGGTGGGCGTGATGATGTCGGCGAAGGTGGAGGACAAGGAAAGAGACCTGGAGCCCTACAACACCTTTGACTATGGCCTTGCCGCCGGTCTGGAGGGTAAGTTGGATAGGTTTAGGCTGGGGGCTCGCTACGCCCACGGCTTTGGCGACCTGCGCAAGCAGGATGACAGCGGCAACAGCATAGACGAGAGCATCAAAAATGGGGTGATACAAGTATACGTGGGCGTCAGTTTCTAA
- a CDS encoding type 1 glutamine amidotransferase domain-containing protein, whose amino-acid sequence MANKLEGKKIAILVEEGFEQVELTKPLQALKDEGAEAHIISPNKNNEIKAWNHTEWGDKFKVDKKLGEVSADDYNGLLLPGGVMNPDHLRGNKEAVRFVNKFMESGKPVAAICHGPWTLIETGKVKGRKMTSYHTLQTDLKNAGAEWVDQEVVVDQGLVTSRNPDDIPAFNRKMVEEFAEGKHNR is encoded by the coding sequence ATGGCGAATAAACTAGAAGGAAAGAAGATTGCGATACTAGTAGAAGAAGGATTTGAGCAGGTGGAACTGACCAAGCCACTACAGGCCCTGAAAGATGAGGGGGCGGAGGCGCACATCATCTCCCCGAACAAGAACAATGAGATAAAGGCGTGGAACCACACTGAGTGGGGCGATAAATTTAAGGTGGATAAGAAGCTAGGCGAGGTAAGCGCGGACGATTACAACGGCCTGCTGCTGCCTGGCGGGGTAATGAACCCGGACCACCTGCGTGGCAACAAGGAGGCCGTGCGCTTCGTGAACAAGTTTATGGAGAGCGGCAAGCCAGTGGCTGCCATTTGCCACGGCCCCTGGACCCTGATCGAGACGGGTAAGGTGAAAGGCAGGAAAATGACCAGCTACCACACCTTGCAAACCGACCTGAAAAACGCCGGCGCCGAGTGGGTGGACCAGGAAGTGGTGGTAGACCAGGGCCTGGTAACCAGCCGCAACCCGGACGATATTCCTGCCTTTAACAGGAAGATGGTTGAAGAGTTTGCCGAAGGAAAGCACAACCGCTAA
- a CDS encoding DUF6992 family protein, with the protein MRKYLYLLPLLFLSLTANAQGQSLSQLNQGQARTLETGMLVLGGWAILNILFSSFKLTKATRHRKYLYQMNVYWNIINLLIASFALYVILSRDSATLSLAESLQLHDSFKKVLYLSIGLDFGFILLGAYLKERSRTAIKAEQLQGWGQSIVLQGAFLLLLDVVLVVLLENYAEPLFRMVQ; encoded by the coding sequence ATGAGAAAATACCTCTACCTGCTCCCACTGCTTTTCCTTAGCCTCACAGCCAACGCCCAGGGCCAGAGCCTGAGCCAACTTAACCAGGGGCAGGCACGCACGCTGGAGACAGGTATGCTTGTACTTGGCGGGTGGGCCATTCTCAACATACTTTTCAGCAGCTTTAAGCTGACGAAGGCCACACGCCACCGCAAGTATCTTTACCAGATGAACGTGTACTGGAACATCATCAACCTGCTGATTGCCAGCTTCGCGCTCTATGTTATCCTTTCCAGGGACAGCGCCACCCTTAGCCTTGCCGAAAGCCTGCAACTGCACGACTCGTTTAAGAAAGTACTGTACCTGAGCATTGGCCTCGACTTTGGTTTTATACTATTAGGAGCCTACCTGAAAGAGCGCTCCCGCACCGCCATAAAAGCGGAACAGCTGCAGGGCTGGGGGCAGTCCATTGTACTTCAGGGAGCTTTCCTGCTATTGCTGGACGTGGTGCTGGTGGTGCTGCTGGAGAATTATGCGGAGCCACTTTTCCGGATGGTGCAGTAG
- a CDS encoding ArsO family NAD(P)H-dependent flavin-containing monooxygenase translates to MTYDLIIIGGGQSALACAYFLRRTNLNYLILDDQEAAGGAWQHAWDSLTLFSPSEHSSLPGWLMPKSRQAFPAREEVIRYLRQYEERYRLPVKRPVQVQAVQRGLNGGFILQTTDGTYRTRAVISATGTWQKPYVPPIPGRDSFKGLQLHSSRYKNPEPLRGKRVLVVGEGNSGAQILADASEVAETVWATSTTPRFLPDDVDGRVLFDVASAKYYAQKEGREFKAEHLNLGNIVMVPPVKAARERNVLHAVRTFKAMDETGVIWQDGSHGQFDAVIWCTGFRPALDHLASLDVLTAEGKVRTEGTRAVNCPGLWLVGYGNWTGFASATLIGVGRSARETVKQVQAYLAEG, encoded by the coding sequence ATGACATACGACCTTATCATCATAGGCGGTGGCCAGAGTGCTTTGGCCTGTGCCTACTTCCTGCGAAGAACCAACCTGAACTACCTTATACTGGATGACCAGGAGGCGGCCGGCGGTGCCTGGCAGCATGCTTGGGACTCGCTCACACTTTTCTCCCCCTCCGAACACAGCTCACTACCCGGTTGGCTGATGCCAAAGTCGCGGCAGGCTTTCCCGGCCCGCGAGGAGGTAATCCGTTACCTGCGCCAGTACGAGGAGCGCTACCGGTTGCCGGTGAAGCGGCCGGTACAGGTGCAGGCGGTGCAGCGCGGGCTGAACGGCGGGTTCATACTTCAGACCACAGACGGGACCTACCGGACCCGGGCAGTGATAAGCGCTACCGGTACTTGGCAAAAGCCATACGTACCACCCATACCCGGCCGCGACAGCTTTAAAGGGCTACAACTGCATTCGTCAAGGTATAAGAACCCGGAGCCGCTGCGGGGCAAGCGGGTGCTGGTGGTAGGCGAGGGTAACTCTGGCGCGCAGATCCTGGCCGATGCATCGGAGGTGGCTGAAACAGTGTGGGCCACCAGCACCACGCCGCGCTTCCTGCCCGACGATGTGGACGGGCGCGTGCTATTTGATGTGGCTTCGGCCAAGTACTACGCCCAGAAAGAAGGCCGCGAGTTTAAGGCCGAGCACCTGAACCTGGGCAACATCGTGATGGTGCCACCGGTAAAAGCTGCGCGGGAGCGCAACGTGCTGCATGCGGTCCGTACCTTCAAGGCCATGGATGAGACCGGGGTAATCTGGCAGGATGGCAGCCACGGGCAGTTCGATGCGGTTATCTGGTGCACCGGCTTTCGCCCCGCGCTGGACCACCTGGCCTCATTAGACGTACTTACAGCGGAGGGCAAAGTGCGTACCGAAGGAACCAGGGCCGTAAACTGCCCCGGCTTGTGGCTGGTGGGCTACGGCAACTGGACCGGCTTTGCTTCTGCCACACTTATTGGTGTGGGCAGATCGGCCAGAGAGACGGTGAAGCAGGTACAGGCCTACCTGGCGGAGGGCTAA
- a CDS encoding YceI family protein — protein sequence MGNILRHPFLQLGLLLLVASACDTTVKTDEAMIGDAVVKEERALPTDTFAIDTTRSEVAWIGAKMTGRHNGVIDIQQGELYMTNGLVTGGNIELDMTTVRAEDKTIDEKGNQKLTTHLRSPDFFDSERYPSASFELTGIAPYDSTGAQQGGSASTRYDELRIKNPSHRITGNLTIRSQTKSVSFPARVTLEDTLLRAKANFNIDRTKWGLVYRSDNSLGDKTIHPEVNIGLDIVATRRKP from the coding sequence ATGGGCAACATACTCCGACACCCCTTCCTGCAGCTGGGCCTGCTTCTTCTTGTGGCCAGCGCCTGCGACACTACCGTTAAAACCGACGAGGCGATGATAGGCGATGCCGTAGTGAAGGAGGAGCGCGCCTTGCCCACCGATACCTTTGCCATCGACACCACCCGCAGCGAGGTAGCCTGGATCGGGGCGAAGATGACCGGCCGCCATAACGGCGTGATAGATATTCAGCAGGGCGAACTGTATATGACCAACGGTCTGGTGACCGGCGGCAACATAGAACTGGACATGACCACGGTGCGGGCCGAGGACAAGACCATAGATGAGAAGGGCAACCAGAAGCTTACGACGCACCTGCGCTCCCCCGACTTCTTCGACTCGGAGCGGTACCCTTCGGCCTCTTTTGAGCTGACCGGAATCGCCCCTTACGACAGCACCGGCGCACAGCAGGGCGGCAGCGCCAGCACCCGCTACGACGAACTGCGCATAAAAAACCCCTCGCACCGCATTACCGGCAACCTCACCATCCGCAGCCAGACCAAGAGCGTGTCCTTTCCGGCAAGGGTAACCCTGGAGGATACCCTGCTGCGCGCGAAAGCCAACTTCAACATAGACCGCACCAAGTGGGGCCTCGTGTACCGCTCCGATAATTCTTTAGGAGACAAAACCATACACCCCGAGGTTAACATTGGCCTGGACATAGTAGCAACCCGACGAAAACCCTAG
- a CDS encoding T9SS type A sorting domain-containing protein gives MKQIILSLFTCFTVLFVQAQAKAPVQVQETRQQAQADKNPLGLQQDEDVAIYPNPSNGVFTISVSNLEAQEVELTILNVIGNEIYRETIKRTEPKISKTINLDRHAKGLYYVKLEADNYSAVRRVVIK, from the coding sequence ATGAAGCAAATTATACTTTCTCTATTTACATGTTTCACTGTGCTGTTTGTGCAGGCGCAGGCTAAAGCCCCTGTGCAGGTGCAGGAGACGAGGCAGCAGGCACAGGCAGATAAGAATCCGCTTGGGCTGCAGCAGGACGAAGACGTGGCTATTTACCCTAACCCCAGCAATGGTGTGTTCACAATTTCCGTGTCTAATTTAGAGGCGCAGGAGGTGGAGCTGACCATCCTTAACGTGATCGGGAACGAGATTTACCGTGAAACGATAAAGCGTACCGAGCCTAAGATCTCCAAAACTATTAACCTGGACCGCCACGCCAAAGGGTTATACTATGTAAAGCTGGAGGCGGATAACTACAGTGCCGTGCGGCGCGTGGTAATAAAATAA